The following nucleotide sequence is from Malania oleifera isolate guangnan ecotype guangnan chromosome 4, ASM2987363v1, whole genome shotgun sequence.
aatgaagaaagCAAAAAATAAATGGACAAGAGTAGTACAAAATAGTGAGTTAGAGATGATTGATCATCCCTATCTGTCTCCCTCtctctgttatatatatatgagaataatTATGAGCACATATATGTACAGCATCCAAGTGGAAGATATTTCAATAGGTAAAAATTGAAATTCTGTTGCATTTTGGagtattattttttagattttgaatttaaatttgaataaatttttatattacattttgttcaaatttaatacaaatcTAATTTCAAACATAGGGTGAGGGATTGAGATTTGAATTTTAAGAGTGGTTAGAATAGAAGTCGGATTATTTCTAATTTTGTGGCCCAAACCCAATTTAGACCTCTAAcctgtttaattttttttcttactaaAAGGCATTCACCTTTCCTTAGGTTCAATCAAAAGACATGACCTTTCATGATATCTCAAAATTCTAATAGATCTCCCTTGaagtttcaaaaaaatttcaataacCTCTCCccttatatttgatttttgggacactTGCACTCTTAAAAGCTTGTCTTTTAGTAAAATATAAGGggagattatttttttttttttaacaaatctcagaagaggtttatgaaaattttgaaatttcagagAAGGTCCCTAagttttttaaaactttaaggaAGGTTATTGTCTTTTTGCTAAAGCTCGTGGAAGGatagtgtcttttttttttttctctccctaATCAcaagaaaattaaagaaatattatttttataacataAAAAGTTTGATACCTTCAATTTAAACTTGCATGAAAGTGAAAACTTTTGGTAAAAGATTCTTAATATTAATTGCGCCTTAGGCACTTTACCTCatttaagagtttatttgagtcaAATTACTTCAAACTAGCTTGTTGGATAGTTGgacttgatttgaaaattttaaattgataggAAACTCAAGTAGTCAACTTGAACTCAAGTAATCTCAAAATTATTAAAGTCAAACACAACTTGGCTATAAATTCTTAAAAACAAACTcaaattgataataataataataataatatcaataattatatatacataaaatatataatattatttatatgtataagtgtatattattttatttaaaaacaaaaaattataaaattataaaaaacttGACTAGTTAGACTTTATTAAACTTACAAATAATATTAGAATGCTCAAAGTAACTCATTCAGCCACTCAAACAGCTTAAGATTGATTAAAAACTAAATCGATTATGAGGTGAATTGAGCCTCAGTAGTTTACCAACCAAATTCACTTATGTTGCATTTGGGGGCATGGTTTCaggtttggatttgaatttgggtCGATTTGGACAaattataatacaattttatagtatattttatccaaatctaatatAACTCTAAATTTAAAACCTATTAGAACATAGAGTTATTTACATCCTCTAGTTCGTTGTCTAACATTATTATATTTGTGAACTCCAAAATAATAAAAGATTCATAATTTGAGACATCGAGAATCAATTTTAATCACTTGAATATTATGAAAAAAGTTGAATAcatatttcaatcataacataTCAAAAAATCAATTCACCTTAAAGTTGGAGTTTATTTGTtaagattcccaaaaaaaaaaaaatggttataaTGTCTCTTAAATGTGCCTCTGCACATGAAAATTCAATAAACTCGAAGAGTAAATAAAAGATAGACTTTTCAACTTTGTGTTACACATGTAATTTTAATCATAACAATGAAGATGATGagatttaaattttgaatgtttTAGTCAAAGAGACTCTAAATCCTTTCATATCGTGTTAGAGCAAGAAACCCACATACTTCGAGAAAAATGgaaattaagaaatgaatattttgttatgTAACTATAAATTGAGTTCGAAGAAAAAGATCAAAATGTTATCAATTACAAAATATATGTATCTTTTAAAGAATTCATTTACATAAAAACTCAAATTCAATAGTTGagctccaaaaataatttaattttgatCATAGAGGCAAATGTTTAACATATTTATATCTTTATGGCCTAAATAAAGAAGGGTGGATCCCATGCACATGAGAGCGAGCAATAAAATATTATATGTTACACTTGAATATTTTTCTCATATTATTAGTGAATCTAAGTTTTTCATCTCTCAAATCAATTTAAATAATTTGTAGAGATCTTATCTTGATCCGTCCCTATAGAAATAAATAATCTTATGTTTAGATCATCTTTGGATTTGGATAAGCATtggattttaataaaattaaatatgatatacaattgtattaaaatttattcaaatccacccaaatcaaAATCGAAGGCTGAAAATGATGTACCGAGTActccacttgtgccaaacaccaatactacaactattactattgaatatataatcaaaactaaAATAGTGCAGAAACTAAGAATAAAAGACAACAATAAAgaaaaacacaagaatttacgaggttcggtaaagaattacctacgtcctcaaGTACCGACGATGAATTCACACTTCCAGAAAAATTACAACTTGAGGCAAAATTCAAATTACCAATTATAATTAGAATTACCCTAGAGTATAAATACTATTTGTTACTCTACAAATTTGAGGTGTGGTTACAAATGGTGAGggaagctctttatatagcttcaacctaaAGTTCAATAAACATttcccaccaatgtgggacaaaaaccaACAAATCTCTATCTTGACGacaaattcaacaaatttttcagttaCCAATACTCTCTGGAGTTCCACATTATCGGTGTTTTCCAAAAGTATTCAGACTTATAGGATATTggtcaagtccaaacaatgtctaaacttgattgttgtcacaatcttggtcaacatatttgCGAGATTTTTAGTAGTATCAATCTTTTGAAGAAgtatttgttgggcttttgtagAGCCTAGCTACGTTCAATCTGGATGATGACCCGagttttctttaatgagagatttctatcctaaggcttagtccatatTGGacccgttttgtagcccattcggaTCCCTGTGCacagcatataaaatgattgtttttgggtgattagggtaagTTGTCACACTTCacaagagggagagagagagagagagagagagagagagagagagagagagagagagagagagagagcattgtactgccacactctctgtgtttttcttcctgataatagtgaaatccttacaGCTCCGTGGACATAGGTAAAATTTTTGAACcatgtaaatattgtcttgtgcgtgtgattgatttttctttggtgtGTATTTTTTCACTATTTTGTTTcgcacaggtttcgggaatttgttgttaattcctaacaactggtatcaaggcctagggttaggttcgagtgggagcaatgaCAAAGGAAGCAGGAAAGGCatctggaatagaaaagtttgatggcacagactttggattATAGAGGATGCAGAttgaggattatctctatgggaaaaAGTTACATCAGtcgcttctaggagaaaaacctacTACTATGAAGGACGAAGAATGGACTCTACTTGACAAACAGGTACTGGGAGTAAAAAGATTAACTCTGtctaggtctgttgcacacaatGTTATGAAGGAGAAGACTACAGCAGATTTGATGAAGGCTTCATTTGGTATGTATGAAAAATcgtcagcaaataacaaggtacatttgatgaagaaattggttaatttgaagatggcagagaatgcatcaatagcacaacatctgaatgagtttaatattatcacaaatcaattatcgtctatagaaattgattttgatgatgagattcgtgcatTGATTgttttggcttcgttgccaaaTAGTTGGGAGGCAATAAGGATGGCAGTAAGTAACTctattggaaaagaaaaactgaagtataatgatataaGTGATTTAATTCTGGCCAAGGAGATTCGCATAAGAGATGCGGGTGAAATCTCAGGATCTGgttctgccctaaaccttgagacaagaggtagaggtaatgaccgaaattcagatTGAGGTAGATCAAAATCCAAAAACTATAATCGAAACAAAAGTAAATCTAGATCTGGCCAAAAGAGACAATGTTGAAACTgtggagacaatgcaaaagtcataaaaagaagaatgaggatGATTATGCTAATGttgtaacagaagaggtacaagatgcattacttcttgcagcagacagtccacttgatgattgagTTTTGGACTTaggagcttcatttcataccacttcacaccatAAAATCATATAGAATTATATAGTAGGAGATTTTGTTAAGGTATATTTGGCTGATAGTACAACCTTGGACGTTGTGGGTATAGGAAACATCTGGATGTCGTTGCCCAATGGGTCTGTTGTGTTACTAGAGAAGGTATGACATATTCttgacctgagaaggaatttgatttctgttagacagcttgatgatgaagggcatgcaatgttgtttgtTGGTGACACTTGGAAGATTACAAAGGAAGCCAaagtattggctcgtggaaagaaatctggtactctatacatgacctcaagtccaagagacacaattgcagttgctAAAGCAAGTTGGTCACATAAGTGAGAAATGGATGAAGATACTattgtcaaaagggaaactaccagAATTAAAGTCTGTTGATTTTGACTTATGTGAAATCCGCATCTTAGGAAAGCaaaaaagggtgagtttcttgaaatgtggcagaacaccgaaggctgaaaaattggagttagtgcacacagatttgtgggggccttctcccattgcatcccttggaggttcaaggtactacgttactttcattgatgactcagccaaaaaggtatgagtttattttctgaaaaataaatatgatgtatttgaaacttttaagaagtgaaaggctatggttgagacaaagataggtttgaaagtaaagtgtttgaggtcggagcatggaggagagtacatagatggagggtcagaaagtattgtgctgcacatggaatcgGAATGGAAAAGAtcattcctgggacaccacagcaaaatggtgtggctgagcgcatgaacaaaactctcaatgagcgtgctaggagtatgaggttgcatgtTGGACTATCAAAAACTTTCTGGGCTAATGTTGTTTGTACTGTAGTTTATCTaataaaccgaggaccttcagttcccatggagttcAGACTTCTTGAAAAGGTTTGAAAcgataaagaggtaaagttttctcACATTAAAAGTTTTttgttgtgtttcttatgttcatattgattctgatgctcgtagtaaacttgatgcaaagtacaaaatatgttatttcattgactatggtgatgagaaatttggctatcggttttgggatgaacaaaaaaaggaaaatcaTCAAAACtaaaaatgtgatatttaatgaacaggttatgtacaagAATGGGTCAAAtgtagtgtcagatgtcacagAGATAGATAAGAAGAAATCTGAGTTTGTTAAattagatgagttgactgaaagtactttccaagaaaggggtgaagatgataaggagaatgtagaatcataGGTAAATTAGAACACACCTGTAGTTGTGGTTTATAGATCTTCCaggaccattagacctccacaacGTTATTCACCCGCTCTAAATTATCTCTTACTAACTGATGATAGTGAGCTAGAGTGTTATGATAAAGCCTTGCAggatgaaagttcaagcaagtgggagttaagCATGAAGGATaagatggattccttgttggggaatcaaaCATGGGAACTGACTGAATTGCTAGTAGGAAAGAAGGttttgcacaacaagtgggtatatagaataaagaacgaacatgatggtagcaagcgctatAAAACCAGATTAGTATTCAAAGGGTTCCAGTAGAAAGAGAGCATTGAATTCATAGAAATATTTTCTTCAGTTGTAAAGATGTCGACAATTAGACCGATACTAGGAATGGTGGCTACAGAAAATCTATATCTTGagtagttagatgtgaaaacgacattccttcacggtgacttggaggaagacatctacatgattcaactagaagggttcattgtccaggaACAAaagaatttagtctgcaaactgataAAAaccttgtatggtctaaaacaagctccaagacagtggtataagaagtttgatagttttatgattaaaattgggttcaagagatgtgaagctgatcactgttgttatgttaagttctttgactaTTCTTACATCGTTTTACtattatatgtagatgatatgctcattgcagggtctagcattgaggagattaataatttgaagaaacaattgtcaaaacaatttgcaatgaaggatttgggagctacaaaacaaatccttggaatgagaatcattagagacaaggctaatggtacattgaagctttcacagtcagagtatgtgaagaaaattttCCGCAAGTTCAACATGAATGAaactaaaccagtgagcacacccttgggtagtcattttaaactaagcaaggaacagtcaTCGAAGACAGAaaaagaaagggaccatatgagcaaggtgccctatgcctcagctattagcagcttgatgtatgctatggtgtgtacaaggccagacattgcacatgcagtggaAGTTGTGAGCAAATTCTCGAGCAGGCCAGTAAAGCAGCATTGGGAGGTAGTCAAGTGAATTTTGAGATATCtaaggggttcatcagatacatgtctttacttcacaggtgcaagtttgaaagtacagggttatgtagacgctgattttgctggtgataatgataaTAGAAAGAGTATtactgggtttgtatttactctgggtggtacaATTATATCTTAAATAGGCTTCGAATTTGCAAAAAATTATTACTCTGTCTACTACAGAATTcgagtatgttgcagcaactgaaattggaaaggagatgatttggctacatggtttcttaaacgaattgggtaagaagcagaagatgaacattctacacagtgacagttagagtgcaatttttcttgccaaaaatttaGCTTTTCATTTAAAGTCGAAACATATACAAACAAAATATTACTTTATCTGTTACTTTATTaaagataagctggtaatacttgagaaaatctgtggatctaagaactTGACAGACATGTTGATTAAGGGTGTCACTATTGAGAAGTTGAAGCTGTGTgtaacttcagttggtcttctaacTTGAGGACAGGAGGATGAGTTGCAGGGGTGAGAGATTGTTCATTTTGAGGATTGCAATTGATATTGATAATTGAACTAATCTCCAAATGGGAGATTTATATATTGAAGAGAGGTGAAGAGTCTGATATACTCCTAACCTATCTTCTCCACTAGCTAAGCGACTTGTGCACGTACACATGTTTGACTTAGTTTTTAATCTAATTAAAGTTTTACTTTTAACATCAATTGTAAGAGGTTAAaagatgttttaaaaaaaaatataataataactagTGAAAATAAGTGGGTGGTTGTCCGTACAGGCAGCCCCGCTTTATTTTATATTCTATGTTTTCTAGCTCCCCTGTTTTAGTAcgtctctcttatttatttatttatttattccttttCAAATAGAACATGAGGAAGCATACCAACGTAACACCACCATatgacaatttttaaaaaaataaatttgaagaTATGACAAAATAAGTGCTAGTcaaataattaatataaaaaagtatttatacatttttattttaaacaaTAAATACTGAagtaattttaatataaaatgaagTAAAAGCATTATTCCTGCACAATTATTAGTTGCAGATCTTACAAACTCCAAAGATTTAAAAAATTACGGCTATATAATATCACGTAATGACATGTTTGGGTAGAGTATCAATCGataaatttgatttaattttccctaatttttacAAAGTAAGTATCATATAAGTatgttttagtatatatatatataaaattaatgatTAAGAAATGATTTATGATCACCCTTAAAATTAATGGTAAAAAAATAATCTATAAAAAGGAGAGGAAAAATCATAAAGATGAAACTCTCAAATCTGAAAGTGACTTTATATTGTTATCAAGAATTAATTTTCTTGAAAGGTTAGGAATCATTTAACactattatatttaatttatgaaaataaaaattgaagtgaaaatataaaacacaattttaaaaaatataaatttgttttttgCTAtgcttaattttaaatttaaaaatagttaCTTAATAATGGatcaattataattatttataatttgtgtatgaaaaaaaattattactaaAACAAATTAAGAACAAAGTGAAACTTTTCATAAATCCATAAAACAAGAAACATATAACGAACATCTATTACAAAATGATAACATAGAAATACCAATTTATACATATCTTATTCCctattaaataataaaacaatatttttaaaattttcaatataaaaatttaccTTATTTTATGAAATAATTATTATACAAACCGAACATGACCTAAAGTCCAAACAAGTCCTCTATATAACTCTTTAATGCAGTGATATAATTAGATAATTAGTCGGGATACACTGTATATCGTACCTCTAGGTTTCATAAGTTTTTCTAAACCCAAGTTTATATGAATGTAAGTTCAAAATCTCTAACATAAAATCGAAAGCTTTTACCATTGAAAATTTGGATTGGAGACATTTAAGAACTTAGAATCATGATAATGCAATTAATTAAATACATGTAACACGTGAAAATTCCTAGAGGGTACCTCATCTGACAGCATGCAGTCGAAGAGATAATTATTAAGATTGGGACCGACCTTAATTTACTTCTTTCTGTTGAGCCTTAGATTAATTCAATCCACCCCCCAAATATTACGGTCCCCATCTAACACTCAACAACCAATCACTTGTAATTTACTTGTGGATAAGACTTTCAATTATATTCTATTCTACTTCCAATTTAAGAGTTTATCTTGATAAATTACCAGGAGTGCGTCAATACACAGGTAATTTTTACCGTCTCAAATTTGGTACCACACTATAGTGTTCAAAATGACACGATTATGACTAAAGTtctcaaattatatatatatatatatatattcgtgaAACATACATGCCTCTATCACTATATATACATTATACCTTATATTTTTTGTGACCCACCTTAAAATAAATCATCATTATTTCTTTTGAAATGGGGCAATATAATTCTTCTCAACTAATAttagaatttgaatttcaaatttgaacatatttattgGATTTTTCACTAGGACTCGGTTTGGCCTCCTATaatccttaattttttttaaggagcTAATGAAGAAGAATTAACTAGATTATTATGAAATGTGTTCCAAAAAAATTGTTATAAAGAAAAAGGTAAGTTTAACTTCGTATTTGGTAGAGCCTTTGAAATCgtatttgtataaatttaaataaaatataaaataaagtatattaaattttatttaaattcacacaaattcaaataaaaaataaattgtatttttggtaagtgtttgataaaaaattataaaaaattgtaaaatatttgaaataattaaaatagatatatatatgtttaaaataataataataataataataataataataataataataatattttagtattttaaaaaatcaaaatttaaaacagaataattaattaaaaagttaattctaaaattttaaaattttaaaatttttaacctTTAAAAGTTTCTCAAAAGCTTAGAACAGGTATTTTCAATGGTGGAAAAGTTGTTGCCAGGGACATTGTTCCCAACTTAGAAATCAGACAAAAAGGAGAGCAagctatctatatatatatatatagtcgaTTTACTTCTCCTATATAACTAAAGTTACTGGCTAGCAAGCTGCTACTCATGAGTTTGTAAAGCAAATTAAACGAAAATGGAGTCTGCAGAAGATGGTCAGAACGGGGGTGAGCTCCGTCAACCCATCTTGCAGCCCAACCAGTCCGGGTTGCCGGAGCCGATGAGCTCCGAGCTGGAAGAGATTCTGTCGAACACCCAGATAAGCCACTTCCGCCGCCTCCGTTCCGCCACGTGGGTGGAGCTCAGAATCCTCTTCCGCCTCGCCGCTCCCGCCGTCGTCGTCTACCTCCTCAACAACGTTATCTCCATGTCCACCCAGATCTTCTGCGGCCACCTCGGCAACCTCCAGCTCGCCGCCGCCTCTCTCGGCAACACCGGCATCCAAGTCTTCGCTTACGGCCTCATGGTAACAACAAATTAACTAGTAACTAATAACTAATAAACCTTAGAAGTAGAGCTGAGCAAAACGGTGTCGTTTTGGTTTTGGTTGATTTGTGGGTGCAGCTGGGAATGGGGAGCGCGGTGGAGACTCTCTGCGGGCAGGCCTACGGAGCACACAAGTACGATATGCTGGGCGTGTACATGCAGCGATCGACGGTGCTCCTGATGGCAACGGGGATCCCACTCACCGTGATCTACGTCTTCTCGAAGCGCCTCTTGCTGTTGCTGGGGGAGTCGACTACGATCGCCTCCGCCGCCGCCGTCTTCGTCTACGGCCTGATCCCGCAGATATTCGCCTACGCCGCCAACTTCCCCATTCAGAAGTTCCTCCAGGCGCAGAGCATCGTGAGGCCCAGCGCCTACATATCGGTGGCGGTGCTGGCGCCGCACCTGCTCCTTACGTGGCTAGCCGTCTACAAGTTCGGGTGGGGCCTACTGGGAGCGTCGCTGGTGCTCAGCCTCTCCTGGTGGCTCATGGTGGCGTCCCAGTTCCTGTACATAGTGTTCAGCCGGAAGTGCCGCCGGACCTGGACCGGGTTCAGCCTCATGGCGTTTACCGGCCTCTGGGAGTTCTTCAAACTCTCGGCGGCGTCGGCGGTGATGCTCTGCCTCGAGACTTGGTATTATCAGATTCTGGTTTTGATTGCTGGGCTTCTCAAGGACGCCGAGATCGCTCTCGATTCTCTCTCTATATGGTACGTGCGCATGTttggttgccaaaattaatagAACGAAATATAgaacaaattaaataacaaattAATTCTATTCCATTCTATTTCAAACATGCACTCAGTGATTCATATgatatgataaatttaaaaaaagtGAAGTactatttgaaaaatcttaaatttagatttgaataaatttaaataaattttaatataatttgatataatattttttctataaaattttaaGAAACATGAAAGCCTTTTAGACGAGTTTAGTTAATGCTAGACTTCCTGCTATCTATCCTCTCTTTATCTTTGAAGCAATATTTTTAGTGGCTGGAATAATAAGACGGAAATTCAATTATGTGATGTGGATTCCATCTTTCAGTGAAGCGTAGGGATACGCTGACTTACCTAAATACAGCATGCATGcctttatatatacatacaataagATTTTAAGACTTGTACTGTTCCTACTAGGGGCGCGTAGTTGGTCAGTTTGGCTAATTcggtcaattaattaaattaatcgaATTTTTTTGATTAACTCTATTATAACCAAATTGACTGAATTACACTTTGTACCCGAACCGTACCCAACCAAACCAAATTTTCAGTTAACTAAATTTAACcgaattaaattataattaattaagaaaaaaatatgattgtataatttgtttgctttcaaaatttaacttaataatttatatttaatgattaattaattaaataattacatAATTCAGAAATTTTATGGATTTGGGGAATTGTGGGAACgctaaattatataatttatattgaattattaattaattatataattcggTTAAAATCTGTTAACCGAAATTCACTTTCTCCATTATTGAACCAAAAATCGAATAACTGAATTTACCAACTTATGAAATCAAACCGAACAGAATTAAAAATTTACCGAGCCAAACCAACCGAATTTTAtcgattaatttggttaaaaccgacTTATCCTCGCTCCTAGTTTATGCCCACTTGTACCTAAATTCTCTATCTCCTCAACACAATAATACATACTCTATTAGGCTGTTGACCTTGTTCAAATTGtgagaaatatttttcaattttttattttattttttaaaatagttatAAAATCGCCAACTTGCCTTATTActtttagtataaaaaaaattctttctatTGATTTCTAActtttctctatatatatataaatgttaaaaatagaaaataagaatacGATCATTAGAGCCCCTTGAATTTAGGTCAAGCGATACAAGATATTTCATTTCTCATCTCATACTTCTCTTAATATTGAATTTGAATATCCCAAACTTTAAAATGCATTCTTAAACTGTCCAATTTTGATATTATATAAATTGCACTAAACTTAGTAAAAAAGGATTTAGTAACGCTTACTTGTATAGGAAGAGTTAATaagaaattttgataattttattttttataaccaATAATAGAACCATTAAAATTCACTTGC
It contains:
- the LOC131153606 gene encoding protein DETOXIFICATION 40-like, producing MESAEDGQNGGELRQPILQPNQSGLPEPMSSELEEILSNTQISHFRRLRSATWVELRILFRLAAPAVVVYLLNNVISMSTQIFCGHLGNLQLAAASLGNTGIQVFAYGLMLGMGSAVETLCGQAYGAHKYDMLGVYMQRSTVLLMATGIPLTVIYVFSKRLLLLLGESTTIASAAAVFVYGLIPQIFAYAANFPIQKFLQAQSIVRPSAYISVAVLAPHLLLTWLAVYKFGWGLLGASLVLSLSWWLMVASQFLYIVFSRKCRRTWTGFSLMAFTGLWEFFKLSAASAVMLCLETWYYQILVLIAGLLKDAEIALDSLSICMTIAGWVYMISVGFNAAASVRVSNELGAGHPKSAAFAVVIVNLSSFLIAVILAIVVLLLRHYISYIFTTGTTVADAVADLSPFLAISIILNGVQPVLSGVAVGCGWQAFVAYVNVGCYYIIGIPVGVLLGFKFDLGAKGIWSGMLGGTAVQTVILLWSTYKTDWNKEVAKAKNRLDKWEDNKEEPLLKD